The sequence cggacaaagtcgcacctgtggaacgacctggtggtaccacgccgcagcaagtcctacCCGCTTTGCAGTGtggtctggtgaaaaccgggtaccgcttagactccactcccaggtatcgccttacgtcattgtccacggtggtctagtgggtccaccacccctgatcctgacacaaGCTTCTTTATGTGTCTCTTCTGCCTTCTTTCAATCTGCATTTTCAGGACCTTAAAGGTTCCCATATGGCCCTTGTGTGCATGTATATTGAGAGCAAAAACAGATGTTTGaaaatttcatgggtgaaggtccttatttggtgggtggtttgggtggtcataGGCCCCAGACACAGCCTATATTATTATCCACTAAGAAAATTTATGTCTTACCAGAGTGGAAGAAACTAGGGCAAGAGCAGAGGAATATTGACCACACCAAGCGTCAGACATGGAGGATGCAGTTCTACATTTAGCTCCACCCAGATTTGGGAATTATTTTAACAACCGGCCCAGTGACCTTGCATACCACCACAAATGGGTGGTTATAAGGATAGGTGTCTGCACAGGTTTTCGGTCAAAATATGACTAAAATACGTGAACAGCTAACACTCATCAAACACTCAATTACCACAACGAATGCTCTTTTGGCTCTTTTGGTTCAGATTTTCTCATATGTTCTTATCTAAATTGAAATATTTAGCCTCCTATCATCACTTTATTGACAGAAACAGTCAGAAAACCCATAATCGCATCTTCCCACTGTCCAGTCCAAGAAGGGGATTTATACGTTCTGGtatgtgtcacatccaatgcagaAAAAATAACATGGAGCCGGCAGAATAAGAGCTTCCCCATGGATGCGACCATATCAGCAGATTCCAGCACCGTCACATTCCATCACATAAAACATGGAGACGCCGGCGGATATCAGTGTGAGGCGGAGAATCTAGTCAGTAAGGAAAGCAGTGACATCTTTAATGTGTTATGTGAGTACATAGATGGCTTGATTTTATCCCATAGATATAAGATTGGATCATTTATATCATCTCTATTATGATATTACCTGATAGATATCACTGGACCTAGTAGCTCCGGATTGAACCCTACTGTGATAGCAGCCATTGTCTGTGGGACACTTCTGGCCATCGCTTTAATTGGTTGTGGATCCTACCTGCTATACCAGAGACATATACTACCTTTAAGAGAGGCTCAGAAAAGTAGGTCCACTGTTTCAATCTTTTTGTATCTTTCAATAAGTTGTAGATTATTTTTATGCAGTTATGTAGTTTATACAACTGGCTTGGTGTTGGGAAACCCAATCCTTGACGTCATGTTGGTGGAGGCAAGTAAGAGTCTTCTCCTCACCGGGATGTGAACACACTCAGAGTACCACTCACATATGAATAGGGGTACAAGGTCaactaattattttatatttatatagaattatattattatatattattagaaTTGTTTTGGTTAAGACCCTTGTAGATCAGACAAGACAGATGGAGTCAACAGGAAGGACATATCCAAGAAGATAGATGGACCTGTGTGGACATGTGGTATGTGGAAAACCTTTCCTTAGTCATCTCTGTAAAGTATACATCCCCTTACGTGTGTGagagaggagcaggagacatgtactgAAAGAACTCTTAGAAATGCAATCCCTCCCCACTCCACATTTCATTACATGAGGTGGTCGTCTCAAACATCATCCAATGGAAAAGAAAACTAGTATGAGATAAAGAAGTGGTGTGCACATGTTACGGGTTGCAGGAAGATTTTCCATGTGAGATTGTATTTTACTGTTATACCATTGTTAGGCTAGGTTCATATCTCGTTTTATCGGGATACATCTTCCTGTCCCTTGCCCTCCTTCTCTAAAAGTGGGAGGAGTCAGTCATGCAGATATAAAGGATAATGAAAGTTTCTTGCAGGATCCAAcatttaggggcacatttacttacccagtcctgtcgcgatccctgatccggacggtcCAAGGAAGATGTAgtctgacgcgattcactaagatcgtgcgcccgatatcctgcatgtgtcgcttccccactcaggtccaacggagttcaccttcttcttcccggtgtatgcgagtgcttggcttgcaacacaatttgagatgttaaatcacacgtgttgtccaaatccgtcagacaATGGCCcgtcccccaatgtgtcacgtgaaagccgatgtgccaaaattcgatcgtgtgcgccaaaaatcccagttaaatgcggctcaaaacggaaaaaattcaggaaaccggATGGAAATGcgttccgtggacccttagtaaatgtgccccatactgtgCAGAGGAAGGTAGAAGGATTCCCcggtctgccagtatatgtctctGGATACGTTCAGTGTATACGTGGCATGGGGAGATTTAGAATCGCAAATCGTGAAGAATTTGTAATTCACGCCACCTCCACGCacggaggggacacagaggggcaCGCGCCCTGTGTCGTTGTAATTTTGAAACcgcattttcatatttttacgTAAAACTACTTCTGGTCAGACCTAGTGGGTTTTACCCGGAGGCCACACTGCCCGCTACAAGCATTAAGAGGCCTAAGACTGCTATCATTCATCGCCGTGTGATAGATCTACCCTATAGTATTCATAATATGAGATGTGACCTAATAAACCTTATATACAGACTTGTCCATATTGACTGTTCTATATGTTATTTTAGTTACAGTAGTCCAACTGCAATATCAGGCCGTGTGATGTTCCTATATAGTAACAGTAGGGTTTTAACCCCTTTGTCTTCTTTTCTACCCTTTTCCtgtctcatcatctcttatctgttACCATTATTCAGTATTACCTCCAAGCAAACACGAAGCAGCGGAGGTGTATGAAAATGTGCTG comes from Engystomops pustulosus chromosome 6, aEngPut4.maternal, whole genome shotgun sequence and encodes:
- the LOC140134805 gene encoding cell adhesion molecule CEACAM7-like, translated to MWILVISVLFGPTVDGTSAEADIQLIPKYPTFNGSITMNVTGISENILTFSWFKGPRTSVSFRILSYSLGYSPPLSPGILYSPRITAYDNGSLQIKDLKMTDAGEYIVRIYTMSSLTMDISANLNVYETVRKPIIASSHCPVQEGDLYVLVCVTSNAEKITWSRQNKSFPMDATISADSSTVTFHHIKHGDAGGYQCEAENLVSKESSDIFNVLYITGPSSSGLNPTVIAAIVCGTLLAIALIGCGSYLLYQRHILPLREAQKNPCRSDKTDGVNRKDISKKIDGPVWTCVLPPSKHEAAEVYENVLELPSDPYEPCYKDLQCKSENVYNEIIR